In Sphingobacterium zeae, one genomic interval encodes:
- a CDS encoding glycoside hydrolase family 9 protein, with product MIKKCLNFLNLRQAFVLVFACFVCNFAKAQQNAWIRINQLGYTLASKKVAVWGGKSIRQLRSFEIKNAKTGKTVYVHPVGKDYGSYGPFIQSFRFDFSAVQDTGLFFVQADDVKSATFRIAQDVYKGGADFVLRYMRQQRTLFNPFLQDSCHTHDGFTLYAEKVGIQDSSHIDAGGGWHDASDYLQYATTSANATFHLLAAYRDFPRVFGDLKLANGLDGKNGRADVLDEAKWGLDWLLKMHPKANEMYNQIGDDRDHASMRMPKEDPYYGRGFERPVYFIDGEPQQRGKFMNNTTGTSSTAGKFSSAFRLGATLFDKEDRKYARLLAKKSASAYAYANIKPGVTQTVSVKSPYIYAEDNWVDDMQLAAAMGLSATKKKKFAREGLQYARQEKVTPWMITDTAAHYQWYPFINLGHYELAKGLKGQDREEIVSYYKQGIEEVNRRAELNAFYRGVPFIWCSNNLTVSFAIQCLWYKELTGDAQFDELAQANFDWLFGTNPWGTSMVYGLPSWGDTPVDPHSAFTFLGKHPIDGGLVDGPIMASTYRNLIGIKLNNPDHYAEFQSDLAVYHDDYGDYSTNEPTMDGTASLIYLLASKEGKAMEEPTGKK from the coding sequence ATGATAAAAAAATGTCTAAACTTCTTAAATTTACGTCAAGCTTTTGTGCTTGTTTTTGCATGTTTTGTTTGTAACTTTGCGAAAGCACAGCAAAATGCTTGGATTAGAATAAACCAATTGGGCTATACTCTAGCAAGTAAGAAGGTTGCAGTATGGGGTGGGAAATCAATCAGGCAGCTTCGTTCTTTTGAGATTAAAAACGCGAAAACAGGTAAAACCGTGTATGTGCATCCTGTTGGAAAAGATTATGGGTCTTACGGTCCTTTTATTCAAAGCTTTCGTTTTGATTTTTCTGCCGTACAAGATACAGGGCTCTTCTTTGTTCAGGCTGACGATGTAAAATCAGCAACATTCCGAATTGCACAGGACGTCTATAAAGGGGGCGCAGATTTCGTATTGCGATATATGCGGCAACAACGGACATTGTTCAATCCCTTTCTGCAGGATAGTTGCCATACACACGATGGTTTTACGCTTTACGCAGAAAAAGTGGGAATTCAAGATAGTTCGCATATCGATGCTGGTGGTGGTTGGCACGATGCTTCTGATTACTTGCAATATGCGACAACTTCGGCAAATGCAACATTTCACTTGCTTGCTGCCTATCGTGATTTTCCAAGAGTGTTTGGTGATCTGAAGCTGGCGAATGGGCTTGATGGTAAAAATGGCCGGGCAGATGTCCTGGATGAAGCAAAATGGGGGTTGGATTGGTTGTTGAAGATGCATCCCAAGGCTAACGAAATGTACAATCAGATTGGAGACGACCGGGATCATGCCAGTATGCGGATGCCCAAGGAAGATCCGTATTATGGACGTGGATTTGAAAGGCCGGTGTATTTTATCGATGGTGAGCCGCAGCAACGCGGTAAGTTTATGAATAATACGACGGGTACGAGTTCTACTGCGGGTAAATTTAGCAGTGCTTTTCGCCTCGGGGCGACGTTGTTTGATAAGGAAGATCGGAAGTATGCCAGATTGCTGGCGAAGAAATCAGCGTCCGCCTATGCCTATGCCAATATTAAACCCGGCGTGACACAGACGGTTTCCGTGAAATCGCCCTATATTTATGCAGAGGACAATTGGGTGGATGATATGCAATTGGCTGCTGCAATGGGGCTTTCAGCGACAAAGAAAAAGAAATTTGCCCGAGAGGGTTTACAATATGCCAGACAGGAAAAGGTGACACCTTGGATGATTACCGATACTGCCGCTCACTATCAGTGGTATCCGTTTATCAACCTTGGGCATTATGAGCTGGCAAAAGGATTAAAAGGACAAGATCGCGAGGAGATTGTATCTTACTATAAGCAAGGGATTGAGGAGGTTAATCGCAGAGCAGAGTTAAATGCCTTTTATCGGGGAGTTCCCTTTATCTGGTGTAGCAATAATTTGACTGTATCTTTTGCCATCCAATGTTTGTGGTATAAGGAACTGACAGGAGATGCGCAATTCGATGAGCTCGCTCAGGCTAATTTTGACTGGTTGTTTGGGACGAATCCCTGGGGAACAAGCATGGTTTATGGTCTTCCATCTTGGGGCGATACACCTGTGGATCCGCATTCGGCGTTTACGTTTCTGGGAAAGCACCCGATCGACGGAGGTTTGGTTGATGGCCCTATTATGGCGTCTACTTATCGCAATTTGATCGGTATCAAGTTGAATAATCCCGATCATTATGCGGAGTTTCAAAGTGATTTGGCGGTCTATCATGACGACTACGGAGATTATAGTACGAATGAGCCGACAATGGATGGTACCGCTTCGTTGATTTATCTGTTGGCTTCAAAAGAGGGTAAGGCCATGGAGGAGCCGACCGGAAAAAAGTAA
- a CDS encoding acyloxyacyl hydrolase: MKSRMLAFVTLALLSFRTIAQVTPRIENSTDTLQSLIPAKKRLIFQLEHESGGELKFNERSKETLADSYYNGLNFRVGFQTQFQDSIKSIYNQLYNYPIYGIGIYSSTFGQEHLGQPFAAYGFVAIPIRPKVNSRWNFNYRIALGLSGRFNPYNEEDNPFNLLIGSKNNVFIDFGIQANYRLNKHFQVGAGAAFHHFSNGALALPNTGINLVPLSLSVSYTPTDKPFDYRKTRIPPMEKTEELHFNYAFGFKQIDREHDGQYFKSMLGAYYSRHLGYKWRLGAGVDAFYSASGNDEKVAGDKAGKFSALFSYGPAVYIDHVLNSRLYINGNVGAYLHRNKFNGESMPVYLRVGVRYKVYKDIFAGVSIKAHGGKADFIEWTTGYGIKLGKKKN; encoded by the coding sequence ATGAAATCAAGAATGCTTGCTTTTGTGACCTTGGCCCTGCTCTCCTTTCGTACCATAGCCCAGGTTACACCCCGAATAGAAAATTCAACAGACACTTTACAAAGCCTTATCCCAGCCAAGAAAAGACTGATATTTCAACTTGAACATGAAAGTGGTGGCGAACTTAAATTTAATGAACGCTCCAAGGAAACACTAGCCGACTCCTACTATAACGGCTTAAATTTCAGAGTAGGCTTTCAGACCCAGTTTCAAGATTCGATAAAAAGCATTTACAACCAACTGTACAACTATCCGATCTACGGTATCGGTATTTATAGCAGCACCTTTGGACAGGAACATCTGGGCCAGCCTTTTGCCGCATACGGCTTTGTGGCTATTCCCATTCGACCAAAAGTAAATTCGAGATGGAATTTCAATTATCGGATTGCCCTCGGTCTCTCCGGCAGATTCAACCCCTATAACGAAGAAGACAATCCTTTCAACCTCCTTATCGGCAGTAAAAACAACGTTTTTATTGATTTCGGAATCCAGGCCAACTATCGGTTAAACAAACATTTTCAGGTTGGTGCTGGCGCGGCATTTCACCACTTCAGCAATGGAGCACTGGCATTACCCAATACAGGGATAAATCTCGTCCCTTTGAGCTTATCCGTTTCGTATACACCAACAGACAAGCCATTTGATTATAGAAAAACGCGTATTCCCCCGATGGAGAAAACCGAAGAACTGCACTTCAATTATGCTTTTGGTTTCAAGCAGATCGACCGGGAGCATGATGGGCAATATTTCAAATCGATGTTGGGAGCTTACTATAGCAGACATTTGGGCTACAAATGGCGCCTCGGCGCTGGGGTTGATGCATTCTATTCAGCCAGCGGGAATGATGAGAAGGTGGCAGGCGACAAAGCCGGCAAATTTTCAGCCTTATTTTCGTACGGGCCAGCGGTCTACATAGATCATGTCCTAAATTCGAGATTGTACATCAACGGAAATGTGGGGGCCTACCTGCATCGCAACAAATTCAATGGCGAGAGCATGCCCGTATACCTTAGAGTAGGTGTACGCTATAAAGTCTACAAAGATATCTTTGCTGGCGTTTCTATTAAAGCCCATGGAGGTAAAGCCGACTTTATTGAATGGACGACAGGTTACGGCATTAAGCTAGGTAAAAAGAAGAACTAA
- a CDS encoding putative porin, with protein MKLFVRILAAWCFLFIYSMDVIAQSKEDWSSALDSARAKEDGKKDSVILSAKYIRYATLDMLKKGTYTRQIDTSHHNYQYYNPQNLPWNPSVNLGSYGLATRDLLFQPKKTIGFQSGFTALERYLLNPDSVQYFRARARYSELSAVGFFFNDQVFRARVAQNINSQWNMNVDFHSTKTDGYYLNQNYSDLKASIASWYESKNNRYNLLINAVFNRLDAMENGSITEDRPFAPENRQAPNRFNPKFGNSDKNVIPRSRWWDKSFFLRQSLYVGRLDTIDKGKPTMEIRPTNSMAHNTRIRRQTYNFFKNTDDQYAVLPYNNRALALNNDKTLVTNVSNEFEYNFFLRGKSVFKNEAKLNLAFQHDMNWVEQNQLDSNRYYNNRAAYPQAINKLPDSTTFDRFYQNGIVKGELGYQFSDRLDFSLKANQIVFGHNFGDFLYDAKADIAMGDKIGKVTLSAYSQNKSPEMVFENLNYTYAKWNDLDLKKTKIQNLGFQYANPMLGFHGKVEYFLMNNYTYFAERPNPQDDPKNDKWIVPTQLDKANLLKVTVGQKFKLNHFTLDNLVVYQKTDQQDVLAVPELYTWHSLYYSNLFYKVIDYSIGLDAKFNTPYANPNYSVGTGQFYNAYKQIEFSTYPIMDLWITANIQRVNMFLSYNFLNQNFYPHGYYTVRRYPMNTANFRFGISWKFYD; from the coding sequence ATGAAGTTGTTTGTACGCATTCTTGCCGCATGGTGTTTTTTATTTATTTATTCCATGGATGTCATTGCGCAGAGCAAAGAGGATTGGAGCAGTGCATTGGATTCGGCGCGGGCCAAGGAGGACGGAAAGAAGGATTCTGTTATCCTATCGGCCAAGTATATCCGATATGCAACATTGGATATGCTAAAAAAAGGTACCTATACACGACAGATTGACACTTCACATCATAATTACCAATATTATAACCCGCAAAATTTACCCTGGAATCCCAGTGTGAACCTTGGTTCTTATGGTCTGGCTACGCGCGACCTGCTGTTTCAGCCTAAAAAAACCATTGGATTTCAGTCAGGTTTTACCGCATTGGAGCGCTATTTGCTAAATCCTGATTCGGTTCAATATTTTAGGGCACGGGCCAGATACTCTGAGTTGTCAGCGGTGGGGTTTTTCTTTAACGATCAGGTTTTTAGGGCTCGGGTAGCGCAAAATATCAATTCCCAATGGAATATGAATGTGGATTTCCATTCAACTAAAACGGATGGTTATTACCTGAATCAGAATTACTCCGATTTAAAGGCTTCGATTGCCTCGTGGTACGAATCAAAAAATAATCGGTATAACCTGTTGATCAATGCGGTGTTTAACCGGTTGGATGCAATGGAAAACGGTTCTATCACCGAAGATCGCCCGTTTGCACCTGAAAACAGACAGGCTCCAAATCGTTTTAACCCTAAATTTGGCAATTCTGACAAGAATGTGATTCCTCGATCCAGATGGTGGGATAAATCATTTTTTCTGAGACAGTCGCTTTATGTGGGGCGATTGGATACCATCGATAAAGGTAAGCCCACCATGGAGATTCGGCCTACCAATAGCATGGCGCACAATACTCGTATTAGAAGACAAACCTATAATTTCTTCAAGAACACGGATGATCAGTATGCAGTGTTGCCTTATAACAACAGAGCATTGGCGTTAAATAATGATAAGACCTTGGTTACGAATGTTTCGAATGAGTTTGAATACAACTTTTTCCTCCGCGGGAAGTCGGTATTTAAGAACGAGGCAAAATTAAACCTGGCGTTTCAGCACGATATGAACTGGGTGGAGCAAAACCAGCTCGATTCCAATCGCTATTATAACAACCGCGCGGCTTATCCGCAGGCGATTAATAAATTGCCGGATAGTACCACGTTTGATCGCTTTTACCAAAATGGCATCGTAAAAGGCGAATTGGGCTATCAGTTTTCCGACCGTCTTGATTTTAGTTTGAAAGCCAATCAGATCGTATTCGGTCACAATTTTGGTGATTTTCTATATGATGCCAAGGCGGATATCGCGATGGGCGATAAAATCGGAAAGGTGACGCTTTCTGCGTATTCACAGAATAAATCCCCTGAGATGGTTTTTGAGAATTTAAATTATACGTATGCAAAATGGAATGATTTGGATCTTAAAAAGACTAAAATTCAGAATCTCGGTTTTCAATATGCTAATCCGATGCTTGGTTTTCATGGTAAGGTCGAATATTTCCTGATGAATAATTATACGTATTTCGCAGAGCGGCCCAATCCGCAGGACGATCCTAAAAATGACAAATGGATTGTTCCGACCCAATTGGATAAGGCCAATTTATTGAAGGTAACGGTCGGACAAAAATTTAAATTGAACCATTTTACTTTAGACAACCTGGTTGTCTATCAAAAGACAGATCAACAAGACGTATTGGCGGTTCCCGAATTGTATACTTGGCATAGTTTGTACTACAGCAATCTTTTCTATAAAGTGATTGATTACAGTATTGGGTTGGATGCGAAGTTTAATACACCTTATGCAAATCCAAATTATTCGGTTGGTACTGGGCAATTTTACAATGCATATAAGCAAATCGAGTTTTCGACTTATCCAATTATGGATTTGTGGATTACAGCAAACATACAACGGGTAAACATGTTTTTGAGCTATAATTTTTTAAACCAGAACTTCTATCCACACGGATACTACACGGTTCGGCGCTATCCGATGAATACCGCCAACTTTAGGTTTGGAATTTCGTGGAAGTTCTATGACTAA
- the murQ gene encoding N-acetylmuramic acid 6-phosphate etherase, with translation MVNTTEKDSNYQDLDKMSVHELLTNINNEDKSVPLAVEQAIPQIEALVKVTVEKMKAGGRTFYIGAGTSGRLGVLDASELPPTYGVPFEWIIGLIAGGDTAIRKAVEFAEDDLEQAWKDMEAYDIDENDVVVGIAASGTTPYVIGGLQTANEKGLVTGCIVCNGGSPIAEIAQYPVEVIVGPEFVTGSTRMKSGTAQKLVLNMFSTAVMIQLGRVKGNKMVDMQLSNHKLVGRGVRIIMDQTGAPEDEAAALLEQFGNVRQAIESYQAAH, from the coding sequence ATGGTAAATACAACGGAGAAAGATTCGAATTATCAGGATTTGGACAAGATGTCTGTGCACGAATTATTGACTAATATCAATAATGAGGATAAATCTGTACCACTTGCTGTAGAGCAGGCTATCCCTCAGATTGAAGCATTGGTTAAGGTCACTGTGGAGAAAATGAAGGCTGGTGGTCGAACTTTTTATATCGGCGCTGGTACGAGTGGCCGTTTAGGCGTGTTAGATGCATCTGAATTACCTCCAACTTACGGTGTGCCATTTGAATGGATCATCGGCTTGATCGCCGGTGGCGATACCGCAATTCGGAAAGCGGTTGAATTTGCAGAAGATGATCTGGAGCAGGCTTGGAAGGATATGGAAGCCTATGATATCGATGAGAACGATGTTGTGGTGGGTATTGCGGCTTCTGGCACGACTCCTTATGTGATTGGTGGATTGCAAACCGCAAATGAAAAAGGACTTGTGACAGGATGTATCGTCTGCAATGGTGGTTCTCCAATTGCGGAGATAGCGCAATATCCTGTTGAAGTAATTGTGGGGCCTGAGTTTGTCACTGGATCTACCCGAATGAAATCGGGTACTGCACAGAAGCTGGTATTAAATATGTTCAGCACCGCAGTGATGATCCAATTGGGTCGGGTCAAAGGAAATAAGATGGTCGATATGCAATTGTCAAATCATAAGCTGGTAGGTCGTGGTGTGCGTATCATTATGGATCAAACAGGAGCGCCCGAGGATGAAGCTGCGGCTTTGCTTGAGCAGTTCGGGAATGTGAGACAAGCGATAGAATCCTATCAGGCGGCGCATTGA
- a CDS encoding purine-nucleoside phosphorylase, which translates to MYHSINETTEFIRRKIGDFTPEFGIILGTGLGKLVDEIEVEYQLMYSNIPNFPISTVEFHSGKLIFGKLSGRNVVAMQGRLHYYEGYDMQQITFPIRIMKVLGVQKLFVSNAAGSLNLEVKKGDLGIIEDHINLLPDNPLRGQNLAEFGPRFPDMSEPYNQEMIAQALEIASQHMITARKVVYVSSAGPNLETKAEYRYMRLIGGDVVGMSTVPEVIVANHMGLPVFAISVVTDEGFHEQLKPVSLEEIVAAAEKAEPKMTLILKELIALQ; encoded by the coding sequence ATGTATCATAGCATAAATGAGACTACGGAATTTATCCGTAGAAAAATTGGAGATTTTACTCCAGAGTTCGGTATCATCCTAGGTACTGGATTAGGTAAGTTGGTTGATGAGATTGAAGTCGAGTATCAGCTGATGTATTCCAATATTCCTAATTTCCCTATTTCAACTGTTGAATTTCATTCTGGTAAGCTTATTTTTGGCAAGCTGAGTGGCCGTAATGTGGTCGCCATGCAAGGAAGGCTGCATTACTATGAAGGTTACGATATGCAGCAGATTACATTTCCGATCCGGATCATGAAAGTTTTGGGTGTCCAGAAATTGTTTGTTTCCAACGCTGCGGGATCCCTAAATCTCGAAGTAAAAAAAGGTGACCTTGGCATTATTGAAGATCACATCAATTTATTGCCCGATAACCCACTTCGCGGACAAAATCTGGCTGAGTTTGGCCCACGATTCCCGGATATGAGTGAGCCGTATAACCAAGAAATGATCGCACAGGCACTTGAAATTGCGAGCCAGCATATGATTACTGCACGAAAAGTTGTTTATGTTTCTTCTGCGGGTCCTAATTTGGAAACCAAAGCGGAGTATCGCTATATGCGTTTGATCGGTGGGGATGTGGTCGGTATGAGTACGGTTCCGGAAGTTATTGTTGCCAATCATATGGGGCTGCCGGTATTTGCCATTTCAGTTGTTACGGATGAAGGCTTTCATGAACAGCTTAAACCTGTATCCCTGGAGGAAATTGTTGCAGCTGCGGAGAAAGCAGAACCTAAAATGACATTAATTTTGAAAGAATTAATAGCTTTGCAATAA
- a CDS encoding sodium:solute symporter has product MSPVILLSFIIIYFAVLLAVAHFTSKGASDNSTFFVANRNSKWYMVAFGMIGTALSGVTFISVPGAVGASEFSYFQFVLGNAVGFVIIAYVLLPLYYRMNLTSIYTYLEERFGYTTYKTGAAIFLVSRTIGSAFRLYLVAIVLQHFIFDAWNVPFAITVVICLVLIWMYTNKGGLKTIIVTDTLQTTFLVTAVILSIYFMAKGLDFGIVDTFEAVKESSYSKIFFWDDFVGSKANFWKQFLGGIFVTIAMTGLDQDLMQKNLSMGTIKEAQKNMITFTSVFVVINIFFLAVGALLYIYAAKNGIDVTQLATRDYLYPEIALNHLALVPAIIFMMGLTAATFATTDSALTALTTSFCVDFLNFNKKENPNDPALIKQRNYVHFGFSIVMLLVILVFKLINDDSVVNAIFTAASYTYGPLLGLFVFGIFTKYAVRDKAVPYICILSPTVLFLLKTYVIEVYTPYVIGLDLIIINGFITFVMLLISTPGKASEKALSHN; this is encoded by the coding sequence ATGTCACCAGTAATATTATTATCTTTTATAATAATCTATTTTGCGGTTTTGCTCGCAGTTGCGCACTTTACCTCAAAGGGAGCTTCTGATAACTCTACTTTTTTTGTCGCAAACCGTAATTCTAAATGGTATATGGTTGCCTTTGGGATGATCGGTACCGCGCTCTCCGGCGTAACCTTTATTTCAGTTCCCGGTGCCGTCGGTGCTTCGGAATTCAGCTATTTCCAATTCGTTCTTGGCAATGCAGTGGGGTTTGTCATTATTGCCTATGTATTGCTTCCGCTCTACTATCGAATGAATCTGACGTCTATCTATACGTATTTGGAAGAGCGTTTTGGGTACACCACTTATAAAACAGGTGCTGCTATCTTTTTGGTTTCCAGAACGATAGGTTCTGCATTCCGTCTTTATTTGGTCGCCATCGTATTACAGCATTTTATTTTTGATGCCTGGAATGTGCCTTTCGCGATTACGGTCGTTATATGTTTGGTGTTAATCTGGATGTATACCAATAAGGGCGGTTTAAAGACAATTATCGTAACAGATACCCTACAAACTACCTTCTTAGTGACTGCTGTCATTCTTTCCATTTATTTTATGGCAAAAGGATTGGATTTTGGTATTGTAGATACTTTTGAGGCCGTGAAAGAAAGTAGCTACTCCAAAATCTTTTTCTGGGACGATTTTGTGGGCAGTAAAGCAAATTTTTGGAAACAATTCTTGGGAGGAATTTTTGTGACCATTGCGATGACAGGGCTCGATCAGGATTTGATGCAAAAGAACTTATCGATGGGGACCATTAAAGAAGCACAAAAGAATATGATCACCTTTACCAGTGTTTTTGTGGTTATTAACATCTTCTTTTTGGCTGTAGGTGCTTTATTGTATATCTATGCGGCTAAAAACGGTATTGATGTCACCCAGTTGGCCACGCGTGATTATTTGTATCCAGAAATTGCATTGAATCATTTGGCGCTCGTTCCTGCTATCATCTTTATGATGGGTTTGACAGCTGCTACTTTTGCAACGACGGATAGTGCGCTAACGGCCTTAACGACTTCTTTCTGTGTAGACTTTTTGAACTTCAATAAAAAGGAAAACCCCAATGATCCAGCTTTGATCAAACAGCGTAACTATGTGCATTTTGGCTTTTCTATTGTGATGTTATTGGTTATTCTGGTCTTTAAGCTCATCAATGATGATTCGGTCGTCAATGCAATTTTTACCGCGGCGAGCTATACGTATGGACCTTTATTGGGTTTATTTGTTTTTGGGATTTTTACAAAATATGCGGTGCGGGATAAGGCGGTACCTTACATCTGTATCCTTTCGCCAACAGTATTATTTCTGCTTAAGACCTATGTTATCGAGGTGTATACGCCTTATGTTATCGGATTGGATCTGATTATCATTAATGGCTTCATCACATTTGTGATGCTTTTGATCAGTACGCCGGGTAAAGCTAGCGAAAAAGCATTGTCCCACAACTAA
- a CDS encoding polysaccharide deacetylase family protein → MFTGHDLSEGTAEILTSLKHNGVKGSFFLTGDYLRNPTFKPYVRRMLTDGHFVSGHSDKHLLVSDWGSRDVLLVARDSFVSDLKANLNALQSAGIDSRNLAYYIPSYEWYTSETVNCAKAMGLSSVNYTPGIRTAADYTYPEIGTRYLSSEVILHNLWSYEARFGLNGFMLLIHMGTDDRRKDKLYHHLDDIIRILKGKGYQLVDVPELLK, encoded by the coding sequence ATGTTTACTGGTCATGATTTATCTGAAGGTACAGCTGAGATATTGACGAGTCTAAAACATAATGGCGTTAAAGGCTCTTTTTTTCTGACAGGTGATTATCTCAGAAATCCGACCTTTAAACCATATGTGCGTCGGATGTTAACGGATGGTCACTTTGTTTCGGGGCATTCGGATAAACATCTTTTGGTCAGCGACTGGGGAAGTCGAGATGTGTTATTGGTTGCACGTGACTCTTTTGTGAGTGATCTGAAAGCCAATCTGAATGCATTGCAAAGTGCAGGTATTGATAGCCGGAATCTGGCTTATTATATTCCTTCGTATGAATGGTATACGAGTGAAACGGTCAACTGCGCAAAAGCGATGGGGCTATCTTCGGTTAATTATACACCCGGAATACGGACAGCGGCCGATTATACGTATCCTGAAATTGGGACTCGTTATTTGTCATCGGAAGTGATTCTCCACAATCTGTGGTCCTACGAGGCACGATTTGGGCTTAACGGGTTTATGCTATTGATTCATATGGGCACGGATGATCGGCGTAAAGATAAACTGTATCATCATTTGGATGATATCATTCGCATATTAAAGGGAAAAGGGTATCAACTTGTGGATGTACCCGAATTATTGAAATAA
- a CDS encoding outer membrane protein assembly factor BamB family protein has translation MRFPIITFFIALSCIFNVSIAQQSFKFAHVTDTHVGGATGAEDLRRTVKDLNTVKDIDFVILSGDITEFGADHELKLAKQILDSLQLPWYVIPGNHDGNWSENGANTFRTVFGGETFFFKHKGYAFMGTNSGPNMRMSPGQIPHENLVWMDSVFAANPDKQLPLIYINHYPQDSSLNNWFDALKRVKTRNVQLAFCGHGHINKLYDWEGIPGVMGRSNLRANKEIGGYNIVTIADGKATYQERNPGMGTQEKPWLVVPLFNHHFENETATYPRPSYAVNTKYANQVKVNWTFEDASDIGAGLTVYKNSVITSNTAGDIFALDLKTGRKLWAFRTGGKVYSTPAVSKGIVVAGSSDHAIYAVDARNGRLLWKVQTEKAVLGSPLLHDGVAFIGGSDGKFRALDIKTGAVKWSFDQVKGFVSTLPTYYLGNVIFGSWSNGFYALNAKTGRLSWEWNNGQANRMFSAAACNPVGVNNRVFVVAPDRFMTALEAKSGAVIWREKRDTIRVRESMGLSADQKLVYVKTMDGDLLGVSVAGNSMDVVWKSALKLPYELTPSAIKTNGRLVFVPSHSGLLSAVNAKTGDVVWQYKISNGMLNPVAIHGQKGVIASTMDGKIVSLAF, from the coding sequence ATGAGGTTTCCAATTATTACCTTTTTTATTGCATTATCCTGCATTTTTAATGTCTCGATAGCACAGCAATCCTTCAAATTCGCTCACGTGACCGATACGCATGTTGGCGGTGCAACAGGAGCGGAAGATTTGCGACGTACAGTAAAAGACCTAAATACGGTGAAAGATATCGATTTCGTGATACTGTCTGGTGATATCACTGAGTTTGGTGCTGATCATGAGCTCAAGCTGGCTAAGCAAATTTTGGATAGCTTGCAGCTTCCCTGGTATGTTATTCCGGGGAATCATGATGGAAATTGGTCTGAAAATGGGGCCAATACTTTTCGCACCGTTTTTGGTGGTGAAACTTTTTTCTTTAAGCACAAAGGTTATGCATTTATGGGTACCAATTCCGGTCCGAATATGCGGATGAGCCCCGGTCAGATTCCACACGAAAATCTGGTCTGGATGGACTCTGTTTTTGCCGCGAACCCGGATAAACAGCTACCATTGATCTATATTAACCACTATCCACAAGATTCATCGTTGAATAACTGGTTTGACGCCTTGAAAAGGGTCAAAACTCGAAATGTTCAGCTGGCGTTTTGTGGGCATGGGCATATCAATAAATTATACGATTGGGAAGGAATTCCTGGTGTAATGGGGCGTTCCAACCTGCGGGCAAATAAGGAAATTGGTGGTTATAATATTGTAACCATAGCAGACGGTAAGGCCACTTATCAAGAGCGTAACCCGGGAATGGGTACCCAGGAAAAGCCCTGGCTCGTTGTCCCTCTTTTCAATCATCATTTTGAAAATGAAACCGCGACTTACCCACGACCTAGTTATGCTGTCAATACAAAATATGCCAATCAAGTTAAGGTCAATTGGACTTTCGAAGATGCAAGTGATATCGGAGCGGGACTGACGGTTTACAAAAATAGCGTGATTACATCAAACACTGCCGGAGATATCTTTGCACTCGATTTAAAGACCGGCAGGAAGTTGTGGGCATTCCGTACTGGAGGTAAAGTGTATTCCACGCCTGCAGTTTCGAAAGGAATCGTGGTGGCTGGATCATCGGATCATGCAATTTATGCCGTGGATGCTCGGAATGGTCGATTACTGTGGAAGGTGCAGACAGAGAAAGCTGTTTTGGGATCGCCATTACTACACGATGGCGTCGCTTTTATCGGCGGTTCTGATGGTAAGTTTAGAGCATTGGATATTAAAACAGGTGCTGTAAAATGGAGTTTTGATCAGGTCAAAGGATTTGTGTCAACATTACCGACCTATTATTTGGGCAATGTCATTTTCGGTTCATGGAGTAATGGGTTTTATGCCCTGAATGCCAAGACAGGTCGTCTTTCTTGGGAATGGAACAATGGACAGGCCAATCGCATGTTTTCTGCCGCAGCGTGTAATCCAGTGGGCGTAAATAATCGTGTTTTTGTGGTTGCGCCCGATCGTTTTATGACGGCGCTGGAAGCGAAATCAGGAGCAGTTATTTGGCGGGAAAAGAGAGATACGATTCGAGTACGGGAGTCGATGGGACTTTCGGCGGATCAAAAATTGGTTTATGTAAAGACAATGGATGGTGATCTGTTGGGTGTATCGGTGGCCGGAAACAGCATGGATGTTGTTTGGAAGTCTGCATTGAAGTTGCCTTATGAGTTGACGCCGTCGGCTATCAAAACAAACGGCAGATTGGTGTTTGTGCCGAGTCATTCGGGTTTACTTTCTGCAGTAAACGCAAAAACAGGCGATGTTGTGTGGCAATATAAAATATCGAATGGGATGCTTAATCCGGTTGCAATACATGGTCAAAAAGGTGTGATTGCGAGTACAATGGATGGTAAAATAGTGTCATTAGCATTTTAA